A region of Gracilinanus agilis isolate LMUSP501 chromosome 3, AgileGrace, whole genome shotgun sequence DNA encodes the following proteins:
- the LOC123239302 gene encoding zinc finger protein 2 homolog, whose translation MTRPGCPRGLRLTSAGSVAGGSCPSSLLSPWRKGGEGDAAPFMAVWPDPRIQSPPQIGVLRAPCAGCASCRARCRAERSLSQAEGAMVPRGLAVPSQPICRHAVGVTGCLALQDLVTFQDVSVDFTRDEWMRLDRPQRDLYRDVMLENYRNLVLVSLGRPISKPDVISRLERGGIPWVLKKGATGLAASATETKSETKESVSKLFLSLEASSLERTVKDSPQGCKSGQAGEYSSRSEQQVGNQEVESRHSRVTPKKIPNKGKGHEYKKFGRFSLEANIFPQQKLPRGKLLRKNDGRGKSFKQYSDLAKGTKISSGKRLSKYDECSSKSFGHDVDLLQYGMQNGEKPYECRECGKAFSRRTNLTVHQRIHTGEKPHKCTECGKAFIQSAQLTVHQRIHTGEKPHKCGECGKAFIQRAQLAVHQRIHTGEKPHKCNECGKAFISRTHLTVHQRIHTGERPYKCNECGKAFIQRAQLAIHQGTHIGENPHICSECGKAFNHISALHSHQRIHTGEKPFKCSECDKAFNHYSSLAHHQKIHIRGNPFECNECGKAFNRRSFLTYHQRIHTGEKPHKCNECGKAFSYKSSLTQHQKIHTGGKLICNECGKAFNGKALLMYHQRIHTGEKPYKCNECGKAFNCNSSLTHHQKTHTGWRPYECTECGKAFSRSTHLTEHLRIHTGEKPHKCNDCGKAFIQFTHLTVHQRIHTGEKPHKCNECGKAFKYRSSFTSHRRIHTGEKPHKCNVCGKAFTQITHLTVHQRTHTGEKPYECNVCGKAFKHSSSLTSHYRTHVGEKR comes from the exons ATGACCCGTCCGGGATGCCCACGAGGTCTGCGGCTGACGTCTGCTGGGTCAGTGGCGGGAGGGAGCTGCCCGTCTTCACTTCTGTCCCCCTGGAGAAAAGGCGGCGAGGGCGATGCGGCACCTTTTATGGCCGTGTGGCCAGACCCCAGGATTCAGAGTCCACCCCAAATTGGGGTCCTTAGAGCCCCCTGTGCCGG CTGTGCCTCGTGCCGTGCCCGCTGTCGTGCAGAGAGGAGCCTCTCTCAGGCCGAGGGAGCCATGGTGCCCAGGGGCCTGGCAGTGCCAAGCCAG CCCATCTGCCGCCACGCTGTGGGCGTCACAGGGTGTCTGGCCTTGCAGGACCTCGTGACCTTCCAGGATGTGTCCGTGGACTTCACCCGCGATGAGTGGATGCGCCTGGACCGTCCTCAGAGGGACCTGTACCGGGACGTGATGCTGGAGAACTACCGGAACCTGGTCCTGGtctccctgg GGCGCCCGATTTCCAAACCAGACGTGATCTCCCGGCTGGAGCGAGGAGGGATACCGTGGGTGCTGAAGAAAGGAGCCACAGGACTAGCGGCTTCTG cCACGGAGACAAAGTCTGAAACCAAGGAGTCTGTTTCAAAGCTATTCCTGTCTCTGGAGGCATCCTCCCTGGAGAGAACCGTGAAGGATAGTCCTCAAGGGTGCAAGTCGGGACAAGCTGGTGAATACAGCAGCCGGTCAGAACAGCAGGTGGGGAACCAGGAGGTCGAGTCCAGGCACAGCAGAGTGACCCCCAAGAAAATCCCCAACAAAGGAAAAGGCCACGAATACAAGAAGTTTGGAAGATTCAGCCTAGAGGCAAACATTTTTCCTCAACAGAAACTTCCTCGAGGAAAGTTGCTCCGTAAAAACGATGGCCGTGGAAAGAGTTTCAAACAGTATTCAGACCTGGCAAAAGGCACAAAAATCTCCTCAGGGAAGAGACTTTCGAAGTACGATGAATGTAGTAGTAAGTCCTTTGGTCATGACGTAGACCTTCTGCAATATGGCATGCAGAAcggagagaagccttatgaatgtcgtgaatgtgggaaagcctttagccGGAGAACAAACCTCACCgtccatcagagaattcacactggagagaaacctcacAAATGTACTGAGTGTGGGAAGGCCTTCATCCAGAGTGCACAGCTTACAGTCCACCAGAGGATTCATACTGGGGAAAAGCCACACAAATGTGGGGAGTGTGGGAAGGCCTTCATCCAGAGAGCCCAGCTGGCTGTCCATCAGAGGATTCACACTGGCGAGAAGCCCCACAAGTGTAATGAATGCGGGAAGGCCTTTATCTCTAGGACACACCTGACCGTccaccagagaattcatactggagagagacCCTATAAATGTAacgaatgtgggaaggccttcatCCAGAGGGCCCAGCTGGCTATTCATCAAGGCACTCACATTGGGGAGAATCCCCATATATGTAGCGAATGTGGCAAAGCCTTTAACCACATATCAGCCCTTCATTCCCATCAAAGAATTCACACCGGAGAGAAGCCTTTCAAGTGTAGTGAATGCGACAAAGCCTTCAATCACTACTCTTCACTGGCACATCACCAGAAAATCCACATCAGAGGGAATCCTTtcgaatgtaatgaatgtgggaaagccttcaacCGGAGATCCTTTCTCACTTACCACCAGaggattcacactggagagaagcctcaCAAGTGTaacgaatgtgggaaagccttcagctACAAGTCTTCCCTCACCCAGCATCAGAAAATTCATACAGGAGGCAAACTCATCTGTaacgaatgtgggaaagcctttaatGGCAAAGCACTCCTCATGTACCACCAGCGAATTCACACCGGAGAGAAGCCCTACAAGTGTAATGAGTGTGGCAAGGCCTTCAACTGCAATTCCTCCCTGACTCACCATCAGAAAACACATACTGGGTGgagaccttatgaatgtactgagtgtgggaaagccttcagcaGGAGCACGCACCTCACGGAACATCTGAGAATCCACACAGGAGAGAAGCCCCATAAATGCAATGACTGTGGGAAGGCTTTCATCCAGTTCACCCATCTAACTgtccatcagagaattcataccgGAGAGAAGCCCCACAAATGTAACgaatgtggaaaggccttcaaatACAGGTCATCCTTTACGTCCCACcgaagaattcatactggagagaagcctcaTAAGTGTAATGTGTGTGGGAAGGCTTTCACCCAGATCACACATCTCACCGTGCACcagagaactcatactggagagaaaccttatgaatgtaatgtgtgtgggaaagccttcaaaCACAGCTCCTCCCTGACTTCCCATTACAGAACTCATGTTGGGGAGAAACGATAA